The following nucleotide sequence is from Euleptes europaea isolate rEulEur1 chromosome 3, rEulEur1.hap1, whole genome shotgun sequence.
TAGgttcctctctctgcctccagcATGAAGTTGCCAGTGCTTTGGAGCAGGTCTCTCTGCAGCTGGAGGTGTACAAGGCAGACACTACCTGGAGGTGAGATATTTTTGGGGGCCAGGGGGGCCTTGGGGATATTCCTAGATTGGAACCCCTCAGGAAGTAAAGCTCAGAGAGTTGGTATGGATAATGCCTCACAATGtcatgggatataaatataatttatacCCAGAGGGCTGTCCAAAACTTGTAAACATCCAGTGGGCTTGTTACCCTAAGTTAGCAATCTCCACCTTATTTGGGGGAATTAGTTGGGGAGAcagagtgagagggggtaactgggattgataacctatgtataccaggatagtcctgggggAAACTCTCAAATGTTCAGTTATACAattaaaatgggttttattaaagtataataaaaacaagaaatacatTTTCAAGCATTGAACATACATGCACAAATTATACAAGAACTGACTAAGAAGAAAAGGGCAGAGGTGGTACAGGgcttcagggatgggtgatatttaccagtcttgaggagatgtccagggaaagcagcgctgaagcaGGAAATGATCAGTGTTTCCAGGAGCGAAGAAATAGCCCTCACGCAATGGGGGTGCATggatggatccagaacacacgCATAcatactatgaatggccaaaggaccaatatttatatcccaaaatagatcctgaggcagtatgaggtaactggcaggaaagccagacacaaagaattgattgctttaccaGGGTCCGAACAaagatgggtgcagatagggaaAGTAATGATCTGCTGGGAGCGCTggttaaatcaccttagggtgacacatggggattagctagccccattgtccagccaggcacactttagggccagggggaaagtaCACCTGCCAACTGCAGGAAGCCCAGGCTCGACATACAAGATGGATCGCAAAACTATTTGAGGGGCACCCATTTTGGGGAGAACAGTGCCTTGTTCTTATGCCCgtctttggcccctgtgcttTCATGGTACCCCTTAGCGGGATCCAACTGCTTACAGGTTGGCCTAGCAGTTTTGCCCTAAGCTTTATCCCTAAAATTGATGTGATTGTCCATTACAGGGTTAAAATCTTTCCTGAATGTAAATTATATCCCTCTGGATCAATAAACTATCATTCCTATTATGGAGATAGATCACATTGGGTaaccattagggttgtgcatatctataaacctgaaccgaaaataaacccaaaattagccattttggcaatattcggttttTGGTTTTACTAGAGactaaaacctgggaataaagctgaagctgaatagtcGATCGCTGATTTTTTTCTGGCtgtggctttccccaggcttttccctatggatatttttaatgagctctggggaatgcatttttggaggcagagttcccaaagttgcagggtagcttcaagggactctccttgcacgaaccccaaagtttaatgaagattgggtcaggccccccagattttatggggtccggaaggggttgccccctcctccatagagaagcactgaaaattttaccatacttctctatggaggagggggtctaccccttccagacaccataaaatcggaccccctaacccaatcttaaccaaactttggatTTCATCcatggagagtcccttgaagcttaCCCTGATATTTTGGGAATTCtgcctccaaaaacacccccacaggagcttcaaaaaaaatccccatagatgaCAATGAGCctgaatttttcaacaaacctggaaataagctgaatactgaaatttactggtatgagtattcGGCTTACTTGGGGTTTACCAAAaatattgggcccaataaacccgaacctcaAATTTACtgcatttgttgttgtttgcacaaccctagtagccatgttaatctgtctgtagcagttgaaaagagcaagagtccagtaatatcttaaagactaagaaaatttctGGCCAGGTATGAGCTGtgagtctctgaagaagtgagttgtgactcatgaaagctcataccctgccataaatgttcttagtctttatggtgctcttgctcttttctactgctactgacagattaacctggctacccattgtgatttatCTCCAGCACTAATGGTCAGTTTTGAATGGGACTGACCCTTGGACTTGCTGCAAGCAAAAAGAGAAGTTTTACTACTTAGCAATAGTCTCTTCCCCTACATTTTAACATACTGATTTAACATGCCTCTTCAGAAGGTTTAGGGATAGTGCAGTGTGAGCAGCATCAAaataggagtagaaaagagcaagagtccagtagcacaactcacttcttcagggagtcatgaaagctcataccctgacagaaatttaaTTAGTCTTTGCGGTGCTTttggactgttgctcttttctgttcctATTATGTTTTGATGCTGCTCACACAACATTGTCCCTAGACCTTCAGAAGAGGAAACAGCATGTTAAAATTGAGGGGAAGAGACTATtgcgaagaagaggaagaggaagagttggtttttacatgccaactttctctgccacttaaggaagaatcaaaccagcttacaatcaccttcccttcccctccccacaacagacaccctgtgaggtgggtggggctgagaaagcgtgactagtctaaggtcacccaactggctttctgtgtaggagtggggaaacaaatccagttcaacagattagcctttgcccctcatggggaggagtgtggaatcaaacccggttctccagatcagaggccaccgctccaaaccactgctcttaaccactataccataaaGAACATCTCCTTATGCAGAAAGTCCAAGGGTAAGTCCCATTCAAAACTGACCATTAATGCTGGGCTGAACCATTAGTGGAAAGAAGGATAAAGAGCAGCACAGGGTTCACGAAAGCCCTGGAGAACAAATTACTGATAGGAATCACAAAAATCTCCCCCTTGCCCTATTTTATAGTGTGGAGACACGTAGACTTGCTTTGGCTTTCCAAAACCTTCTTCAGGGCCCCCTTCACTTCCTTGTTTCGGAGGCTATAGATGAGGGGGTTCAACATAGGGGGGATGATGCAGAACATGGTAGAGACCAGAGTGTCAATCTCCAGGGAATACCCTGAGCTTGGTCTATCGTAGTTAAGTAATGCATTTCCATAGTAAATGATTACAACGATGAGGTGAGATGCACAGGTGGAAAAAGCTTTGCGTTTGCCAGTGGTGGAATGGATCTTCAAGATGGAGGACAGGATGAAGATGTACGAGAGGATAGTGAACAAGAAGGGGGCCACGCCCACAAAAAGACTTGCCATGCCTAATGCCATTTCAATGGCCTGTGTATCACTGCAAGAAATTTTCATTAGCGGGGGAAGATTGCAGAAAATGGTACGAATCTGGTTGGTTTCGCAGAAGTACAAGTTTGAGCCAAGAGCTGTATGAAGAGCTGAATCCAGGAAGCCACAGATCCAAGTGGCGAAGGCTAGTAGGGTGCATACCTTGGTGTTCATGAGCAAGGAGTAATGCAGAGGTTTACAGATGGCGGCATAGCGGTCGTAGGCCATGATGGCCAGCAGCAGAGCCTCTGTCCCCGTGAAAGAGATCAGGAAGAACAGGAAGGGGCCCACACCCACAAAAAGACTTGTTATGTGGATTACCATTTCATTGATGCGTGTGTCGCTACAAGTAATTTTAATCAGTGGGGGTAGATCACAGAAAATGTGGTGAATCTGGTTGACTCCACAGAAGTACAACTtggagctgagagctgtatgAAGAGCAGAATCTAGGAAGCCCCAGAACCAAGCAGCAGAGGATAGTAGGATGCACAGCTTGGTGCTCATGAGGCGGGAATAATGCAGAGGTTTACAGATGGCAGTGTAGCGGTCATAGGCCATGACAGCCAGCAGCAGAGCCTCCGTCCCCGtgaaagacaagaagaagaacatcTGGGCCATGCACTGGTTGTAGGGGATGGTCTGTTGTTGGTACAAGAAGTTCACCAGGATCTTAGGAACTGTGACTGAGGAGATGCAAATATCTAAGCAGGAGAGATGGCTGAGGAAATAATACATGGGGGTATGGAGGCTGGAATCCAGTTGAATCATAGTAAATATCATGAGGTTCCCCAGTATGGTGACCAAGTAAATGGCTAGGAATGGCAGGAAGAGGTAGATGTGGCTGTTCGGAATGCCAGAGAAACCCATGAAGACAAATTCCACCACTTGCGTCTGATTTCTCGCTCCCATCGAGAGATCAGAACTCACCTGTAAGGATAGAATAATGGGTGGAGAGAATACACCTTAGGTAGCTTAGGGATCTAATAACCAATGGGTTGTAAGTTAAAATTCCAGCCTGTAATGGAAATATCACATTTTgctcaggacattttggaggacattaattcatagggtcaccataagtcggaagtgatttgacagtacttaacacacacacacccatctatattgtaagccaccttgagcttcaTATGAAAGAAAGGTGGCTagtaaaggttttaaataaatacaaattaataATCCAAAGTCAtagttagtagaaaagagcaagagtctagcagcaccttaaataccaacaatatttctggcagggtatgagctttcatgagccaaggCACACTTCTTTAGATACTGACAAAAGttcatagcctgccagaaattttgttaatctttaagatgctcctggactcttgctcttttctactgctacagacgaacatggctacccattgtgatcgaTCTCCAAAGTCAGAGCTTTTGCAAATAACCCCCTCTCCCAATACACACCCACAAAATAACTTTGAAtgatttttctaaataaagaatGGGTCTGGAAAGAACATAAAACCATTGAATTAAATTTGCTAGTTCTCAGCCAGTTCAGGCTATTCTAAATTTCTTTCGACGTATGGGAAGtaatccacatgaacacatgaagctgccttctactgaatcagaccatccaggtccatcaaagtcagtactgtctactcagaccagcagcggctctccagggtctcaggcaaaggtcattcacatcgcctacttgcctggtccctttaactggagatgctggagatcgaccctgcgaccttctgcatgccaagtagaggctctaccactgagcccacagTGGCATCCACAATTATAACTTTTGCTGGTAAATGTGACATAAGTGGGAAAGTACCCTGGCAACGCCAGAGCCAATGAGTGTTGTGCTCCTAATATGAAAAGCAGAGGGGTGTTAAGGGTGTGAAGACCTGGCAGTTGGTTTTGTGAATGAGGAGTTACGTTTTGACACTGGACTCTTAGAAAGTATGCATGGGAGATGAAAATTTGGTCAAGAGTTAGCTTAACAGCAGATTGGATTAAGGATAGTGCAGGGATCAGATTGTCCATTTGGCTCCCATCTAAGGGATCGTGCCCCTCCTCCTCAGCCTGACACCCTCCGTTCTTGAGTCCCTCAATCTCCATGACAGCCGCAGAGCTATCAGCGCAGGAGTGGGACAGTTCCAGCAGGTTCCGGATGGTCTCCTTAACatacctctctgtctctctctgtttctAAGGGTCAGCAAGCTTTGCTTCAAGGGAATAAGCCTGCTCCTTGAGAGCCAAGATTTCCGTGCATGGCGCACACAACAACAACTTCCG
It contains:
- the LOC130474972 gene encoding olfactory receptor 1020-like, with the translated sequence MGARNQTQVVEFVFMGFSGIPNSHIYLFLPFLAIYLVTILGNLMIFTMIQLDSSLHTPMYYFLSHLSCLDICISSVTVPKILVNFLYQQQTIPYNQCMAQMFFFLSFTGTEALLLAVMAYDRYTAICKPLHYSRLMSTKLCILLSSAAWFWGFLDSALHTALSSKLYFCGVNQIHHIFCDLPPLIKITCSDTRINEMVIHITSMASLFVGVAPFLFTILSYIFILSSILKIHSTTGKRKAFSTCASHLIVVIIYYGNALLNYDRPSSGYSLEIDTLVSTMFCIIPPMLNPLIYSLRNKEVKGALKKVLESQSKSTCLHTIK